The segment AATTTATTAACCGCGCAATATTACTATCAAAAACTCTTGTTTCTTCATTTTTATATTCCTCAAGTATTTTTCCATTACGATCTTCAACTTTTAATATATACGATGGCTCATGAATTAATCCTTCACGAGCAAAGGCACTATAGGCGTTAGTGTGTTCAAGTAATTTAACCTCACCACCACCAAGAACAAGTGATAATCCAAAACGATCTTTATCGGCTAGAGTGGTATACCCGAGTTTCTTTGAGAGGGCTACCACGCGGTCAATTCCTGCTAAATAAAGGGTTTTAACAGCTGGGACGTTTAATGAGCCAGCTAGTGCCTTTTTCATGCTCACAGGCCCATATTCCTGACCATTGTAGTTACGTGGTTCATAGACTGGTCCAGAGGCAGCAAAATTAGTAACCACGTCATATATAATTGTATTAGGGGTATAGCCCTTTTCAAAAGCCGCTGCATAAATTATTGGTTTAATAGATGATCCTGGTTGACGTGGTTGTAGAACAACATTTACTTGTCCATCAATAGCGTCATCAAAATAATCACGTGACCCAACCATAGCTAAAATTTGACCAGTTTTTGGATCTATGGAAACCATCGCTGCATTAGAGGCTTGAAATTTTTTCTCATTATCAAAGGCTTTTTTCTTTAATACTTCTTCGGCAATATTTTGTTTATAAGAATCAAGGGTGGTGTAGATTTTTAATCCATCTTGTTCAATGGCCTTCTCGCCATATTTTTCAGCCAGAAGTTCTTTAACGCGCATTACAAAATGTGGAGCTATAATATTTTCTGTTGGTGCTTTAAAGGAAAGTTTGGTATCTTTGGCAGCTTGAGCCTCTTCTTTGGAAACCATATTTTGATCAACCATAAGATCAAGAACATATTGTTGTCGGGAAAGTAAAATGTCTTTATTTGGACCATATGGTGAATAGCGAGTTGGGCTTTGTACCATAGCAGCTAAGATAGCAGATTCGGCCAAGCTAATATCTTTTGCATTTTTACCAAAATATTTTAAACTAGCAGCTTCAACACCATAGGCATTTGAGCCATAAGGAATTTCATTAAAATACATCTGTAAAATTTCATCTTTGGAAAAGTTTTTTTCTAAACGATAGGCTAAGATTACTTCTTTTAATTTTCTGGTATATGATTTTTCAGTAGTTAAAATTGCATTTTTAACAAATTGTTGCGTCAGAGTTGATCCACCAGCTTTTCGATTAGTAAAAACATTAGTAACCGCAGTTCTAAAAATAGCCCAAAAACTAAATCCTTTATGATGATAAAAGTCTTTATCTTCAATGGCTATAGTTGCATCACGAACTGATTTTGGAATTTGATCAAGGGGAACAAGGGTTCTTTTTTCTTCACCATGAATATCATATAAAATTGTTTCTCCACTTCGGTCATAAATTTTAGTACTTTCGGCAACTTCTCGATCAAGGAGTTTATTTGGCTCTGGGAGTCCACGGGATAGCCATAAAAAAGAAATAAAACCAATAACAAAAATAACCAACAAAGTGTAGGCGCCAAGAACCATGGTATTTTTTGAAAATATCCAGGATTTAATCGTAGTAAATAGGTGTTTTTGACTATTACTCTTTTTTCGCCACTCGGTTGTTCGTTGAATAGGGCGATGCTTAGTATTGCGCCAATATTGGGGAGATTTGGGGTTTATTGGCATAAAACGCAAAATTAATATAAGTAAGCAATTTGTATCTTTTATTATATCACACCGGTTTCTTATTAATACATTGATTAATTATGAGTTTTAAGAACTTTTCTCAACTTGAAAAGTTTTTGTATAAAATAAATAGAATCTTTTAGGAGTTTAACTTTACTTGCTCGGTTCTCAAAACGAGCCTCTTTCCAGTTTACGGGGATTTCTTTTATAGTATATTTAAATTTATCAGCCCAAATAATCATCTCAGTATCAAAAAACCAGTTTTTATCTTGTATATATGGACTTAGAGTTGTAAAAATACTCTGACGAACTGCTTTAAAACCACATTGTAAGTCAAGATATTGGTGTCTTAGAAAGAGTTTAGCTAAATTATTATATACTCGTGAGGTAATCCCTCTTATCATTGATCGATGTATGGTTGATTCTTTTTCATAACGAGAACCAATTGTAATATCTGCTTGATTGTTAATGATAGGAAATAATAATAAAGGTAATGAGGATAAGGAGACGGCAAGATCACAATCCATATAACAAACAACATCAGCTGTTGAGTGTAGCCAAGTATTTTTTAAAGCATTGCCTCTTCCTGGTTCATTAATGATAATACAAAAAACTTTTGGAAGTTCTTTTGCTAACTCTTGGGCAATGACTGGTGAATTATCAGTTGAAGCGTTAATAATAATTGTGATTTTCCAATCAAAAGGAAAATGTTGACTTTTACAGAATTCATATAACCTCAAGCAGTTTTTCTTTAGGACGTTTTCTTCATTATGGGCGGGTAAACAAATATCAACTAACATATTATTTTATTCGTTCGGTTACCTCAATAAAATTATAGACATCATTGACTCCGGGAAAAATGTAATTTTTATCCTCAAGCATTTCAAAATTAGTATTAAAATATTTATTAAAAACAAATCTAAAAATATTAACACTACTTGAGAAAGAAGCGAATTCTGCTTTGTTAACTCCTGGTAAATAGTAGGCTGCAAACACAGGCATTTTTTGTTTCAGTAAATCATCATTTGCATCTCCCCATTTATTCTCTTCAGGTAAGCGAAATCTTAAAAATGTTGGACCTTCATCACTTTGAATAATAATAATTGGTGGTTTTTTTGAATTGGCTAATATTTTTTTTATGGATTCTTCTAGTTTACTATTAATACACTCTACTTGGTTAATATAATTTTCAACTTCATGCTCGGTATCATAGGTATTTTTTATTAAAAATTCACAATCTTTTCCAAAAACATAGGGAGTGTGCGGGGATATAATATGTGTGAAAACAAATTTTGGTCCTGGTAGTTTTGCGATTTTTGGTAATTGCTCAAACTGATAAGAAGTAAAGTTTCGGCCATCATTAATAAAATTGAGTAAAAGATCTTTAGTAAAAAAGACGGTAAGTGGCTGTAAAACAGTTGAGCGAATAACAGCTTGATTAAATAATTTTTGTCTCGACATGATCCTATTATTAAATACAAAATTAGCATCAGCTTGAGGATTAAAGCTTGTTATTTGCCACCAAGACCCCATTTGATAATAGGAATAATTATTACTTTTTAGAAACTTAAGAACATTATTATCGTTAAATAAAGGGGTCACAAGTGAAATGTCAGAGTAATTTTTATAAACAGATAAATAGTCAAGATATTCCATGTTTAATGTAGAAGAAACAGATAGACAAGTAATTGGATAGTTTGAAGTGTGGTTGGCAGGCACATGGAATCCTTGCTCGGTTAGAAAATTTATAAACTTTGAATTATCAAAATTATAATATTTTTTAAAAATATCAGGTGAACCATAGCTATCAGGCACAATATAATAAATGTCTGGTAAATTTTCACGGACTAAGCTTTTATCGGGACCAGGTAATTCAAAGGAGCTTGAAACACTTGGTTTTAAAAGACGTTCAGTAATTTCAAATTTTGCAATTCCTACTAAAGGAAAAATTACGGCTAGTACTGAAGCTATTAAAATAAATTTATTAACCGCCACTAAATTTTTTTTAACTCTTTTTATAAAAATATAGAATAATACAGGAAGTGTTAGCCAGGGGAGGAATAAATTAATGTCATTTTCAATGCTAATAAATTTTAAACTCTGAACAAAGAAAAGAAAATCACTGTATGAGAAAATAATAATAATAAAAAAACTTAAAAATATTGTTCGTTTATGCGGATCAGCAATTAAACGAAAAGCTATTAGAGAAAAAAATATGGTAACTGGAAGGGTAATCAAAAGTGGTGTAATGAGAATAGGTAAAGAAAGATCCGCCATGTTTTGTTGGTACAAAGAAAGAACAAAAGAGATGGACAATAAAATTGGTGGTAATATCCAATTTTGATTTAAAATAAATTGTTTAAAAGATTTCATTTATTTTCTTATCATTAGATACAAGGATCTTTTTGAGTCGGGAATGTTTTCTTTCATGGTAATAGTAAAAAATTTACTAAACTCTGCTTCAAATTCTTTTTCATTATAATTATCAAAAATATCTTCACGATTTTGAAGTAATTTTTGTGTTTGTTTGTCCTCTTTTGGAACAAATTCAACTATAAGTTTTTCTCCTATATCTGCAAATAATTTCGCGATCATTGATAATGGTACATTATTTGAAATAGCTAGATGGTGCACCAAGGCTAAGGCAAGAACCGTGTCAGGTAATGAACGAATAAAAATTGAGTCGCGCTCTTGGTTATGCCAACCAATTGCTGGGGATGGATTAATCAAATCAATAACCAGGGGTAAGATATTATTAACCCCCTCTTGTCTATTAATTAGGTAGTTTTCTTCAATAACATCTGGCTCAAAATCCATAGAAATAACCGCAATTCCCTTTTTGGCAGCTAAACGAGAAAATAGTCCAGCATTTGCGCCAATATCCCATAATTTTTTTGTTTTGGCTGTTTCTAAAAAATCAGAAACAAGACTTTTTTTAGACAAAAGAGCAGTTTCATTATAACTTTGACATTTATTCTCAGTATAATAATTTCCCCAGGCAGTTGGGCTTTTTTTGTAAGAGAGACCCTGAATACAGCTTTCTAAACTTTCTAATAACCCCCTAAAAGCGTTAATGGAAAAAGTTTTTTTACTAGATGAAGACAAGACTAAGGAACCGTGTGCTTGTTGGCTTTTAGCATGCATAAAAATATGCAAAAAAATTCCTGGTTTTAATCGTGCAGAAAAAGGCAATAATTTTATAGCAAGATCTAAAGATATTCCATTAATATTAATTAATGATAGCTTATTAAGACGATCATCAGTAAGGGCAGATAAGGCCAAAGGAGCTAAAAAATGTTCACAAAATTGTTTGTAGGCAATCCAGGGTCTATTTTTATCTAATTTTTCAAACGACAGGGTATCAATTAAGATAGGGTTGCCGCCAATAAATTGAATATTAAAGGCATTGGCATCTTTTAAACTCATTCCATAATCCAGAGCTTTTTTTTGAATTTTTAAGGTTAGGAGAGCGGCAACCTTAAGTTGACTAAAACACCATTCATAAGGATAGGAAATAAATGGTATAAGTTCTGGTTTGATTATTTTATATACCCCGGCCTCTAAGGAAAGATCAGATTCACTGTGAGAGATTAGATCACCTAATTCAATTAAACTTTTATATAAACCTGATTGCATTAATAGATCATAGTTATTTTTATAACTATGATGTATTTGACGATATATTTCCCCATCCTTATTAAAAATAAAACCATTGGGGTCTCTAAACGAAGAGTCTAGTTTATGTATGGTCATGGCTTTCAGTTGTGCTATTTTCTTCAACTTTTTTTTTACCAAAAATAGTACCCAAGTGAAGTTTTACTGAGCGAATGATTGACTTAATAAAAAATAGTCCGCCAAGAGCACCGGCAATTATTAATTGAAATAAAAAACTTCCAGTTCCTGGATCAATATAAGCATGAGCTGATTTAACAACGCTTAAGGAAAAAACCCCGCACAGTAATAATAGTATGTTTCTTTTTTTCATATAAAATATAGTATAGCAAATAGTTGTGATTATTGCTTTCTTGTAAAAATAAGGCTGTTTTTATCCTCATACACTTTAATCCAATTAGAGCTGGTGCTGACGTGATTTAATAGTGAGCTTGATTTAATGGTCTTTTCTTCAAATCCAAGAAAATACTTCTCAAACCAGTTAATTTTATGTCTTGGCAGATTTTTTTGTAATAAAACAGTAGAAATACCATGTTCATCAAGTTTTTTTCTTGAATAAGCAGGGTCAAAAAATGTGTAATATTCTTTAAGAATAGAGTGATCATTAAAGGGATATTGAGGTAATCTGCCGTCAATAAATAGACGTAATTCCGGTGATACCCCGATTAAATAACCGCCAAAATTATAAGAATTGAATAATTGTTTTGTTAATTCTGGTCTATTTTTTAAAAAATAAGCAGCCTCACAGGGGTACATTTTGCAATAGTTTGTAAATGGTTTGGTGGTAATGTCTGCTGACAGTAAAAAGAAAATAGAAAGACTAAGTAAAGAAGTAAATATAAAAAAAGAAATAAATTTACTATAGGTATTTTTAATTTTAGTTGTTAATTCTGGGAGAAAATATGGAAAAATAAGAATAAACCAAGATGCCATTAATAAGGGAAAATGACGAACAGACTTAAAGGCCATATATAGTAGTAAAAAGATAATACAATATATAAACAAAGGAATCTTTTTGCATAAAGAAAAAACCACTCCGGTAAATGAAGTTATTACCAGTAGATTAAGAGTTAATTGCAGGTAGTGAATTGGAAAGGCAAAAGGGGAAAGCCATTCTTGAATATGAGATTGGTAAAATGTGTCACGATAATCAAAAATAAAATGATAGAGGGTGAAGCCGTAAGGAGTAATTAATGTAAATATAAAACTTAAGCCACTAATAAGTATTGAATAATGTAATATTTTTTTATTCAATGGCTGGATACCAAATTTTTGCAGACTGGGAATGTAATATAATAATGTCTCGCAACAGATCCAGATAAATAAAATTATTAACCCAATAAAAAATCCAGCATGAAGGCATGCCCAGAGATAGAAAAATACTGGCAACCACCATGGTAAAAGTTTTTCCCGATTTGTATGTAACTGAGAAAGAATAATTATAAGTATTGATACTGCAAATAAGGTGACTTCTTGAATCCGAACACCAAGGTGAGGCAACATTGCTACAACAGCAATTGTTTCAAATACTGCAGTCGCTACTCTTGTTTCAATTGTTTTGAAAAAGTTTGTAAAAAGAAATTTGTTAATTATAAAGATTGTTAATAAGGGGAGCAATGCAAAAATAATGCTGACCAGTATGTAGCCCCCAACTGACCAAATACTATACATCAAAAGATTTGCTAACCATTCATGATCAACCCAGGTTTTACCCTCAAGAGTCCATAAAAATATTTGATCATGGGGCAAGCTTTTTGTTTGCCAAATTATTTCCCCAAACCTTAAATGCCAGCCAAAATCAGGATCAAGATAGGAAAAAGAATTAAAAATAAGTAAAGAAAAAATAAATATATAAAACAATGTCCAGCCAAATTTTTTCATATAATAATCCAAAAAATAAATAGTTTCTGCTTATCGCAAAATGCATTTTTATATTTATGACGCGTATCTAAAAATATAATAACACACCAGCGCTTTTATTTCATTGTGCTTTCTTTTATGTTTATGGTATTATGTTAATAACATCTTTATAAGATCTATAAAGAAACATTAATTATAGAGAGGGGGTGACATTATGAGAAAAAAAATAGCAGGATTCGCAATCGCCATTTTTGGTTTAATGTTGGCAGTCCCAAGCTTCTTGGCTTTCCCTGTCGCCCAGGCTCAAGGTAATGGCCAAAACGTTATTTGGGGTTCTAACTATACTGCCAATGACTTTCAAAATACTCTTGGTTTAGGAGATGAAGACCCTCGAGATATTGCCGCCTCCGTTATTCGTATTCTTTTGGGTTTCCTTGGAATGATTGCAGTTGTAATTATTCTACTTGGTGGATTCAAATGGATGACAGCTGGTGGTAATGAAGAAAAAGTTGGCGAAGCTCGTAAGTTGATTATTCAAGGTGCTGTTGGTTTGATCATTATTTTAGCCGCCTTTGGTATCGCAAACTTCGTTATTAACAATTTATTGGAAGCTACTAACAACTAATATTTTTGTGTATTGGTTAAGTATTGTTTCAATAAACAATGGGCCTGAAATATTTTCGGGCCCGTTTCCGCGAAGCCGAACTTTATTCGGCTTTAGGGAAACGTATGAAACTTCGTTTATTGTTTTATGGGATGATTACAAATTATTTTTTGTTTTCATCTCAAGCACTAGCTCAAGGTGGAACACAAAAGGCGCTATCGGGTTTAGACTCTACGGCAAGTACAGCAGAGCTATCTCAAGCATCAGTAAATTTGCCATTACTAATTGGTGATATTTTAGCCATTGTCCTTGGATTTACTGGAACAATATTTTTTATATTAGTCGTCTGGGCTGGTATGCTTTGGATGACAGCTGGTGGTAGTCAAGAAAACATAAAAAAGGCTCAGGATATTCTTAAGGCTGCAGTTGTTGGTTTAATTATTGTCTTATCTGCTTATGCAATTACTAGATTTGTTGGATCTTCATTACAACCAATACAGTAAAAAAGTTTTACGAATAATAAGTGGAATTATTTTTTCTTGGTTTTTTTTATTTTCTATATTTTCTTTCCCCGTACAAGCAGTGGAACTTAAGGGTCTTGAAGAAACAGCAAGGAGAGCAGGAATTAACCGGGCCGGATCAAACCCAGTTGAAGCTGTGACGAATATTATTCAATGGGTTTTATCTTTTGTTGGAGTTCTATTTTTAATACTAATGATTTACGGTGGCTTTACTTGGATGTCATCAAGAGGTAACCAAGAGAGCATACAAACAGCACAAAAAATAGTTGGCTCGGCGGTGATTGGATTAGTTATTGTTTTGTCAGCCTATGCGATTACGTTATTTATGGGTACAACCTTTGGTGCTACGTAATAGTTTCATAAATTATTTAGGTAGAGTATTATAAAGGATATCTAGGATATAATTATTTAAAATAAGTATGGGAAAACAATTGTTAAAAATGTTAGCCAGTATAGGTGTTATCAGCTTGATGTTGCCGATTGTCGCCCTTGCTCAGGGAAATACAATTGATCCGCCGGTTGAAGGTTCTGATCCTTTTGGTTTTGGTCAAAAGTTAGATGATATAGCAGCTCCATATAGCCCAACCACAACAGTTCCTTTAGAACAACGTGTGGGTGAAATAATTAGTATTTTTCTTGGATTTTTGGGTGTAATATTTTTAATTTTAATGATATATGCTGGCTTTAACTGGATGACGGCCGGAGGTGAAGAAGAACAAATAACCAAAGCCCGAAACACAATTCGTGCTGCAATTATTGGTCTTTTAATTGTCATTTCTGCCTATGCCTTAAGTGTCTTCATTATTGAAAGGCTTTGGGGCACAGTGGTTTAAATTTTATATAGTATATGAATAAATATTTTAAAATAATAGTTGCACAATTTGTGTTAGTGATAATTTTCTTGCCAACAATTTCTTTGGCGCAGATTACGGGGCCGGTTACGGGATCTGCTTCCCCGTTACTTGATAAATTAAAAACCGTTGGGAGCTCAGCGGGATATGGACAAGGAACTGATGAAACAACAATTTTAAAAATTCTTGGCACGGGTATTAGTGTTGGTTTAAGTTTACTTGGAGTTATATTTATTATATTAATTTTGTTAGCTGGTTATAATTGGATGACAGCTGCTGGAGATCAAGAAAAAATATCAAAAGCTCAACATACGATTAGATCCGCCATTATTGGTTTGTTAATTATAGTTGGTGCTTTTGCAATTTGGATGTTTATTAGTCAGATGATAATTGATGATCCATATATTCCATAATAAATATTTATGTTTAAGAAAATATTAAAATTTAGTAGTATTGTAATAATATCGCTTTTTTCTTTTTTTGATTTTGCTTATGCGGGTTTTTTATCGGGAAAGACCGCTGAATCACTAAGGGATAATGCATATAAGGTACAAGAGAGTGCTGGATTTAGTCCATCGTTAAAACTTGGAGGTGTAGTAGCTTTAATAATAAAAAGTTTTTTAGGTTTACTGGGGGTTATTTTTATTATATTAATTGTGTTAGCTGGATATAATTGGATGACAGCTGCCGGTGATGAAGAAAAAATAAAAAAAGCTACGAGTACAATTCGTAGCGCAATTATTGGTTTGCTGATTATTATCGCAGCCTATTCAATTACTTATTTTGTCTTTCAGAATTTACCAGGAGCTTGACCAAGGTGATAATAATAAAATATAAAAAAATTACCCCCTCAAATATATTTGAGGGGGCTTTAGTTTTCATACTTATTTATGGTTGAGTAACAAGAACCACCCCATTGACATTTCTGTCAAGGTGCCAAGTTGTCTCAATCCCAATATTCATTATTGTTAGGCTTTCCTCCCTTTTTCTATTCCAATTGAACCACTTGATATATTTTCCGGGAGGAAGTACATCAAAGACAGTTGACTTTGCAGCCACGTACCACGATCTATGGCCAATTTCCGATGAAGGGTCTGAGCCAATTAGATCAACTCCGATTAATACAGTTCTATTCAGCTCATTAGAAATAGCAACTGTCCCAAAGACAACTGAGTCTTTAGATAAAGTAGTGGTTGTTGTTTGTTTGAGAAAATATTTCTCCTCAAAAAACTTTAGAGCTAATTCTTTGGCACGACTATCTGTCATGCCGTCAAGGTATAATTTTACCTCTTCGGAAGACATGCCATCATACCACCAGCCAGGGGTCCATTTACCGTTTTTATAATCCTCAAGAGAATCAAATTCCGGTCCTGCTGAACCGCAACCTGATCCAACTATTGCAAATAGTAAAACAAATATCACTATTATTGTATTTTTCATTTTTTGGGCCTCCTAATGCCCTCTTTTTATTTTCTGTTTAATTTATTGATTTTTCTTAACTTCTTTTTAAGATTTACAAAAATACTACTGAAAAGAAGCTCAAAAAATTCAATAAATTAAGCCAGATTATCTATTTTTAAAGAACCGACTAATTTAGGATTATATCATATTATCTAATAATTGTCAATGATTTGGTAATATTTTGGTATTATGGGGTTCTGCTTCGATAATATTGCTATTTTTTTGTTTAATTTTAGCCAAAAAAATGTTTATATTATATATTTCCTAATTATTTAGGTTTTTTAGCTTATTTATTCTATTATTTGACAAAAAATTGGCTTATGTTAAGATAATGTTAAGGCTGGTATTAAAAATACTGGCTTTTTTAGTAGAATACTTGCCCAGTCGAATGACTGAGACATAGAATTATAAAGTATAGAATTTTGTATTACTTTTTACTTTATAACTTTATGAACCTTTTAACTTATTCCTATGAGTGAAATAACAAATGCCATTAAGCAGATCTGTGACGAAAAGGGCCTTTCATATGAGGCTGTTATTGCCACAATTGACTCTGCTCTAGCCGCTGCCTATCGAAAAGACTACGGCGAAAAGAATCAAAATATTAAAGTTGAATATAACCCTGAAACAAATGGTTATAAAGTTTATGATATAAAAACCGTGGTTGAAGATGTACCTGAAGAAGAATTATTAGCTGCTGAAGAAGGAAATGGAGAAGTAAGTCCAAAAGTTGATGTTAAAGTTACCGAACATGCTGCTGTATCATCTGATGATGGAGTTGAAGAAGAAAAGCATCGATTTAATCCAAAAACTGAAATTCAGATTTCTGAAGCAAAGGCAATTAATAAAAAGTATAAACTGGGTGATGAAATAAAAACTGAATTGGAAACTCACGAAGAGTATGGACGTATGGCCGCTCAAACAGCTAAGCAAGTTATTATTCAACGTTTGCGTGAAGCTGAACGCGATATGGTCTTTGGTGAATTTAAAGACAAAGAGCATGAAGTCATTACCGGTTTTGTGCAACGTCGTGAAGGTCGTGTTGTATTAATTGATCTTGGTAAAGCAACAGGTGTTGTTCCACCAGATGAACAAATTCGTGGTGAACGATATAATTCTGGAGAACGTTTAAAGTTTTATGTTAAAGAAGTAAAAATTACACCACGCGGACCAGAAATAGTATTGTCACGAACTTCAGAAGAAATTTTGAAAAAAGTTTTCTTTTTAGAAATTCCAGAAATTTCAAATGGCCTTGTAGAAATAAAAGGTGTGGCTCGTGAAGCTGGTAGCCGTTCAAAGGTTGCCGTTTCTGCTCAGAACGAAAATATAGATCCAATTGGTTCTTGTGTTGGTCAACGAGGTTCACGTATCCAAACAATTATCCGTGAACTTGGTGGAGAAAAAATTGATATTATTGAACATAGTGAAGATGTTGAAACTTTTATTGCTAACGCTCTGGCCCCAGCCAAAGTTGAAGATGTAAAATTAGTTACTGATGAGCATCAAGCTTTTATTACCGTAAAAGATGATCAGCTTTCATTAGCTATTGGTAAAGACGGACAGAATGTTCGGTTAGCCGCTCATTTAACTGGATGGAAAATTGATATTGCTGGTGATGGAACCGGAGTTTCCACTGAAGGTAAGGAAGAAGTTGTTGATGAGGTTACTGAGGAAGGTGAAGAAACAGGATTAAATGAAACTACT is part of the Candidatus Falkowbacteria bacterium genome and harbors:
- a CDS encoding penicillin-binding protein, whose product is MPINPKSPQYWRNTKHRPIQRTTEWRKKSNSQKHLFTTIKSWIFSKNTMVLGAYTLLVIFVIGFISFLWLSRGLPEPNKLLDREVAESTKIYDRSGETILYDIHGEEKRTLVPLDQIPKSVRDATIAIEDKDFYHHKGFSFWAIFRTAVTNVFTNRKAGGSTLTQQFVKNAILTTEKSYTRKLKEVILAYRLEKNFSKDEILQMYFNEIPYGSNAYGVEAASLKYFGKNAKDISLAESAILAAMVQSPTRYSPYGPNKDILLSRQQYVLDLMVDQNMVSKEEAQAAKDTKLSFKAPTENIIAPHFVMRVKELLAEKYGEKAIEQDGLKIYTTLDSYKQNIAEEVLKKKAFDNEKKFQASNAAMVSIDPKTGQILAMVGSRDYFDDAIDGQVNVVLQPRQPGSSIKPIIYAAAFEKGYTPNTIIYDVVTNFAASGPVYEPRNYNGQEYGPVSMKKALAGSLNVPAVKTLYLAGIDRVVALSKKLGYTTLADKDRFGLSLVLGGGEVKLLEHTNAYSAFAREGLIHEPSYILKVEDRNGKILEEYKNEETRVFDSNIARLINFVLSDNNERSFIFGASNFLTLGNRPVAAKSGTTNNNRDAWTIGYTPSLVTGVWVGNNNNTEMKAGADGSVVAAPIWNEYMRRVLGNENIESFNAPKIDITGKAVLDGVDVGLTKVKIDKASGLLATEFTPPNFIEEKSFQEPHTILYYINKNDPRGPELKNPSDDPQFDLWESRIQAWAIKNKINIEKPPTEKDNLHLPENRPNFSIKNFSDGQEITNGMLSISILASAPRGIGRVEYSIDNATPEIITTYPFGLEKNLYGFSTGFHDITIKVCDDIDNCSEQKLTFNLKS
- a CDS encoding glycosyltransferase, with translation MLVDICLPAHNEENVLKKNCLRLYEFCKSQHFPFDWKITIIINASTDNSPVIAQELAKELPKVFCIIINEPGRGNALKNTWLHSTADVVCYMDCDLAVSLSSLPLLLFPIINNQADITIGSRYEKESTIHRSMIRGITSRVYNNLAKLFLRHQYLDLQCGFKAVRQSIFTTLSPYIQDKNWFFDTEMIIWADKFKYTIKEIPVNWKEARFENRASKVKLLKDSIYFIQKLFKLRKVLKTHN
- a CDS encoding sulfatase-like hydrolase/transferase, whose product is MKSFKQFILNQNWILPPILLSISFVLSLYQQNMADLSLPILITPLLITLPVTIFFSLIAFRLIADPHKRTIFLSFFIIIIFSYSDFLFFVQSLKFISIENDINLFLPWLTLPVLFYIFIKRVKKNLVAVNKFILIASVLAVIFPLVGIAKFEITERLLKPSVSSSFELPGPDKSLVRENLPDIYYIVPDSYGSPDIFKKYYNFDNSKFINFLTEQGFHVPANHTSNYPITCLSVSSTLNMEYLDYLSVYKNYSDISLVTPLFNDNNVLKFLKSNNYSYYQMGSWWQITSFNPQADANFVFNNRIMSRQKLFNQAVIRSTVLQPLTVFFTKDLLLNFINDGRNFTSYQFEQLPKIAKLPGPKFVFTHIISPHTPYVFGKDCEFLIKNTYDTEHEVENYINQVECINSKLEESIKKILANSKKPPIIIIQSDEGPTFLRFRLPEENKWGDANDDLLKQKMPVFAAYYLPGVNKAEFASFSSSVNIFRFVFNKYFNTNFEMLEDKNYIFPGVNDVYNFIEVTERIK
- a CDS encoding SAM-dependent methyltransferase translates to MTIHKLDSSFRDPNGFIFNKDGEIYRQIHHSYKNNYDLLMQSGLYKSLIELGDLISHSESDLSLEAGVYKIIKPELIPFISYPYEWCFSQLKVAALLTLKIQKKALDYGMSLKDANAFNIQFIGGNPILIDTLSFEKLDKNRPWIAYKQFCEHFLAPLALSALTDDRLNKLSLININGISLDLAIKLLPFSARLKPGIFLHIFMHAKSQQAHGSLVLSSSSKKTFSINAFRGLLESLESCIQGLSYKKSPTAWGNYYTENKCQSYNETALLSKKSLVSDFLETAKTKKLWDIGANAGLFSRLAAKKGIAVISMDFEPDVIEENYLINRQEGVNNILPLVIDLINPSPAIGWHNQERDSIFIRSLPDTVLALALVHHLAISNNVPLSMIAKLFADIGEKLIVEFVPKEDKQTQKLLQNREDIFDNYNEKEFEAEFSKFFTITMKENIPDSKRSLYLMIRK
- the nusA gene encoding transcription termination/antitermination protein NusA, translated to MSEITNAIKQICDEKGLSYEAVIATIDSALAAAYRKDYGEKNQNIKVEYNPETNGYKVYDIKTVVEDVPEEELLAAEEGNGEVSPKVDVKVTEHAAVSSDDGVEEEKHRFNPKTEIQISEAKAINKKYKLGDEIKTELETHEEYGRMAAQTAKQVIIQRLREAERDMVFGEFKDKEHEVITGFVQRREGRVVLIDLGKATGVVPPDEQIRGERYNSGERLKFYVKEVKITPRGPEIVLSRTSEEILKKVFFLEIPEISNGLVEIKGVAREAGSRSKVAVSAQNENIDPIGSCVGQRGSRIQTIIRELGGEKIDIIEHSEDVETFIANALAPAKVEDVKLVTDEHQAFITVKDDQLSLAIGKDGQNVRLAAHLTGWKIDIAGDGTGVSTEGKEEVVDEVTEEGEETGLNETTNEKEAMEEAGAETKVVAEDVVEAEPVVEGEEAIEEEKE